A stretch of the Buchananella sp. 14KM1171 genome encodes the following:
- a CDS encoding ABC transporter permease, with protein sequence MNILLRLIGRRLAVLPVMVLGVSFLVFVIMSLSPIDPAYAALGETASTEQINAYREQHGLNDPWFIQFGNYIWNMLHGDLGVYGQANLSVSDKVFSALPVTMQLTFLGLILAVVVAFPLGIIAAIYRGKAADQIIRLISVACIATPSFWLAILLVLVFLGTLPVSGVTPEFSTDPSGWFLRMLLPALALAVPVIGQLTRVVRTSMVEELDRDYVRTALGAGIPKHIVIGRNVLRNALITPVTVLGLRVGYLMGGAVVIEIIFNLKGMGRVLIDGIQQNWVTVVQGATLVVAISFIVINIIVDLLYVLINPRIRSV encoded by the coding sequence GTGAACATCCTTCTCCGCCTGATCGGCAGGCGCCTGGCCGTACTACCCGTGATGGTGCTGGGCGTTTCCTTCCTGGTCTTCGTAATCATGTCTCTCTCCCCGATCGACCCCGCCTACGCGGCCCTGGGAGAGACCGCCTCCACTGAGCAGATCAACGCCTACCGCGAGCAGCACGGCCTCAACGACCCGTGGTTCATCCAGTTCGGTAACTACATCTGGAACATGCTGCACGGCGACCTGGGCGTGTACGGGCAGGCCAACCTGTCGGTCTCCGACAAGGTCTTCTCCGCCCTGCCCGTCACCATGCAGCTGACCTTCCTGGGCCTGATCCTGGCCGTGGTCGTCGCCTTCCCGCTCGGCATCATCGCCGCCATCTACCGGGGCAAGGCCGCCGACCAGATCATTCGCCTCATCTCCGTGGCCTGCATCGCCACCCCGTCCTTCTGGCTGGCCATCCTCCTGGTCCTGGTCTTCCTGGGCACGCTGCCCGTCTCCGGCGTCACCCCCGAGTTCTCTACGGACCCGAGCGGCTGGTTCCTGCGCATGCTGCTGCCCGCACTCGCGCTGGCGGTGCCCGTGATCGGTCAGCTCACCCGCGTGGTGCGCACCTCGATGGTGGAGGAGCTGGACCGCGACTACGTTCGCACCGCGCTCGGCGCGGGCATCCCCAAGCACATCGTGATCGGCCGCAACGTGCTACGCAACGCGCTCATCACCCCGGTCACCGTGCTCGGCCTGCGCGTCGGCTACCTGATGGGTGGCGCGGTGGTCATCGAGATCATCTTCAACCTGAAGGGAATGGGCCGCGTTCTGATCGACGGCATTCAGCAGAACTGGGTGACCGTGGTGCAGGGAGCAACGCTGGTGGTTGCCATCTCCTTCATTGTCATCAACATCATCGTGGACTTGCTCTACGTCCTCATCAACCCGCGGATTAGGTCGGTGTGA
- a CDS encoding ABC transporter substrate-binding protein encodes MQNRPKKWVAFAAMSAAAAMLLSACGGKTDEAKPAGAESVITAGVAYETTNYNPSNTTSALAMGSNWHVVEGLYETNMATGEIYAALAAGDPTKVSDTEYEVTLRDGAKFSDGSDVTSADVVESFKRSTAEGNLYAGFLDFVDTVDAKDEKTVSIKLKNPFTLVKERLAVVKVVPAASTEDDMTKMPIGSGPYKYEAITESELTAVKNEHYNGPRPATTDRLKWSVLKDDTARTTAAQDGSIDVMESVPAENIALLEAAGWKVEKVAGFNLPFVLFNNAKAPFTDARVRQAFLYAIDVDKLISNNMSGEAKAATSFLPEDHPNYKKAEVQYNYDPEKAKTLLAEAGVKDLSITMLTTDHTWIANLAPQIKNDLEAVGVKVNLQSMASSALYKDNLDIDNATFDIAVAPGDPSVFGKDPALLMNWWYGPGKWTDYRTFWAKGDKAKFEGLKAIIDEAVTLEGAEQQKKWDEAQDYISREVPLYPLFHRNIITAYNSAKIDGFTPIGTTGLSLLGATVK; translated from the coding sequence ATGCAGAACCGTCCCAAGAAGTGGGTCGCTTTCGCAGCCATGAGCGCCGCCGCGGCCATGCTCCTGTCCGCCTGTGGCGGCAAGACCGACGAAGCCAAGCCGGCGGGTGCGGAGAGCGTGATCACCGCTGGTGTCGCTTACGAGACCACCAACTACAACCCCTCCAACACCACCTCTGCTCTCGCAATGGGCTCCAACTGGCACGTTGTCGAGGGCCTGTACGAGACCAACATGGCCACCGGCGAGATCTACGCCGCCCTGGCCGCCGGCGACCCCACCAAGGTCTCCGACACCGAGTACGAGGTCACCCTGCGTGACGGCGCCAAGTTCTCCGACGGCTCCGATGTCACCTCCGCCGACGTGGTGGAGTCCTTCAAGCGCTCCACCGCCGAGGGCAACCTCTACGCGGGCTTCCTAGACTTCGTCGACACCGTTGACGCCAAGGACGAAAAGACCGTCTCCATCAAGCTGAAGAACCCCTTCACCCTGGTCAAGGAGCGCCTGGCCGTGGTCAAGGTCGTGCCCGCCGCCTCCACCGAGGACGACATGACCAAGATGCCGATTGGCTCCGGCCCCTACAAGTACGAGGCCATCACCGAGTCCGAGCTGACCGCCGTCAAGAACGAGCACTACAACGGCCCGCGTCCGGCCACCACCGACCGCCTGAAGTGGAGCGTCCTGAAGGACGACACCGCCCGCACCACCGCCGCCCAGGACGGTTCCATCGACGTGATGGAGTCCGTGCCGGCCGAGAACATCGCCCTGCTCGAGGCCGCCGGCTGGAAGGTCGAGAAGGTCGCCGGCTTCAACCTGCCCTTCGTGCTGTTCAACAACGCCAAGGCCCCCTTCACCGACGCCCGCGTGCGCCAGGCCTTCCTGTACGCCATCGACGTCGACAAGCTCATCTCCAACAACATGAGCGGTGAGGCCAAGGCCGCCACCTCCTTCCTGCCCGAGGACCACCCGAACTACAAGAAGGCCGAGGTCCAGTACAACTACGACCCGGAGAAGGCCAAGACCCTCCTGGCCGAGGCCGGCGTGAAGGACCTGAGCATCACCATGCTCACCACCGACCACACCTGGATCGCCAACCTGGCCCCGCAGATCAAGAACGACCTGGAGGCCGTCGGCGTCAAGGTCAACCTGCAGTCCATGGCTTCCTCCGCCCTGTACAAGGACAACCTGGACATCGACAACGCCACCTTCGACATCGCGGTTGCCCCCGGTGACCCGTCCGTGTTCGGTAAGGACCCGGCCCTGCTGATGAACTGGTGGTACGGCCCCGGCAAGTGGACCGACTACCGCACCTTCTGGGCCAAGGGCGACAAGGCCAAGTTCGAGGGCCTGAAGGCCATCATCGACGAGGCCGTCACCCTCGAGGGCGCCGAGCAGCAGAAGAAGTGGGACGAGGCGCAGGACTACATCTCCCGCGAGGTGCCGCTCTACCCGCTGTTCCACCGCAACATCATCACCGCCTACAACAGTGCCAAGATCGACGGCTTCACCCCGATCGGCACCACCGGCCTTAGCCTCCTGGGCGCCACGGTCAAGTAG
- a CDS encoding DEAD/DEAH box helicase family protein, whose protein sequence is MGQAAWEFTGVFRSYQHRILDRAQALLADHKLHVVAAPGSGKTILGLELAGRLGAPTLVLSPSLAIRDQWVQRLRDNFRSPVGAPGHDAPLPAASVSLRSPAFLTSTTYQSLFAAYSRGLDGETGESFQDADLAALLAGVTTVVLDEAHHLRTAWHRALVAFLAQLRALNPGLAVIALTATPPYDSTPAEWQRYEDLCGPIDAEISVPELIHSGDLAPHQDYVLVNEPTAAEVAQLSALRGRTAAVLADLARPRPEGPAPLALLERSPLFVAPAEHVDECLDDEVGAVGWLHLCRRYGITPPPVLTHLLDVGGLEASAEDGLQFVLTHPRLFGEEFVGAVRALLAAHHLLDAKGVINRSDLAANRLLLNSVGKLDSIAQIALAEARHLGADLRLLVLADHIRSDSLPLVGGTEPLVRLGVVPAFEAIRRCLTAAGLLPSGLPDVPPAPAQSLALLSGSCVVVPTGLGPALRELAGPESVGLTLTPLPACPNYATATFAGGSKAAVRVLTEAFARGLVTVLVGTAALLGEGWDCPQLNTLVLASTVKATMMTNQMRGRAIRIDPSAPGKVANIWHLATADADDLLSSGGQRVEFAQSHDVRKLARRFDTFVGPHATQPRVESGVLRCAGSPELWHKHRATALNADNLARAAHRAVTRELWRGAIDRHDVNSPTGLDLSLEVEAAVRPTRVVSALDLLFAAVEAVALGMAYQLSHSVRAGVVHSVVLVAALAVLLVLAVVWSVRLVVRRRFLDPRRRTLAQADALLQALRHAGAVTSDAARVRVSPVGADYELTVHLSGASLREQEVFAGAVAELFAPVRTARYLLVPAHSTLLLGPVLVQNVPSVLAARRENVDLFLTELARRGLRMRAHYTRNEQGRVLLTRARRAAAVNLAASLTRTKRVLTADRL, encoded by the coding sequence ATGGGACAGGCCGCGTGGGAGTTCACGGGCGTCTTTCGCTCCTACCAGCACCGCATCCTTGACCGCGCCCAGGCCCTCTTGGCCGACCACAAGCTGCACGTGGTGGCCGCCCCCGGTTCCGGCAAGACCATCCTGGGCCTGGAGCTGGCCGGGCGGCTGGGCGCGCCCACGCTAGTGCTCTCCCCCTCCCTTGCGATCAGGGACCAGTGGGTGCAGCGCCTGCGGGATAACTTCCGTTCCCCCGTTGGCGCCCCCGGGCACGACGCGCCGCTGCCCGCCGCCTCGGTGAGCCTGCGCTCCCCTGCGTTCCTGACCTCGACCACCTACCAGAGCCTGTTTGCGGCCTACAGTCGCGGCCTGGATGGTGAGACCGGGGAATCGTTCCAAGACGCGGACCTGGCGGCGCTCCTGGCGGGCGTTACCACGGTGGTGCTGGACGAGGCCCACCACCTGCGTACCGCCTGGCACCGCGCCCTGGTGGCGTTCCTGGCGCAGCTGCGTGCCCTCAACCCCGGCCTGGCGGTCATCGCCCTGACCGCCACCCCGCCCTACGACTCCACCCCGGCCGAGTGGCAGCGCTACGAGGACTTGTGCGGGCCCATCGACGCGGAGATATCCGTGCCGGAGCTGATCCACAGCGGCGACCTGGCGCCGCATCAGGACTACGTGCTGGTAAACGAGCCCACGGCAGCCGAGGTGGCTCAGCTCTCCGCCCTGCGCGGGCGCACCGCCGCGGTCCTGGCCGATTTAGCCCGACCACGGCCGGAGGGGCCGGCGCCGCTGGCCCTGCTGGAGCGCTCCCCGCTGTTCGTTGCCCCCGCGGAGCACGTGGACGAGTGCCTGGACGACGAGGTGGGTGCGGTGGGGTGGCTCCACCTCTGCCGGCGCTACGGGATCACTCCCCCGCCCGTGCTCACCCACCTGCTGGACGTGGGCGGGCTGGAGGCGAGCGCGGAGGACGGCCTGCAGTTCGTGCTCACCCACCCGCGTCTCTTTGGGGAGGAGTTCGTGGGGGCCGTGCGCGCCCTGCTCGCCGCCCACCACCTGCTGGATGCCAAGGGCGTGATAAACCGCTCCGATCTGGCGGCAAACCGGCTGCTGCTGAACTCCGTGGGCAAGCTGGATTCGATCGCCCAGATCGCGCTGGCGGAGGCCCGGCACCTGGGCGCAGACCTGCGGCTGCTGGTGCTGGCCGACCACATCCGCTCCGACTCCCTGCCCCTGGTGGGCGGCACGGAGCCGCTGGTGCGCCTGGGCGTGGTGCCCGCCTTCGAGGCCATCCGCCGTTGCCTGACTGCGGCCGGATTGCTCCCGTCCGGGTTGCCCGACGTCCCGCCGGCGCCTGCACAGAGCCTTGCCCTGCTGAGCGGCAGCTGCGTGGTGGTGCCCACCGGGCTCGGCCCGGCCCTGCGCGAGCTGGCCGGGCCCGAGTCCGTCGGTCTCACCCTCACCCCGCTGCCCGCCTGCCCGAACTACGCCACGGCCACCTTCGCCGGCGGCTCGAAGGCCGCAGTGCGGGTGCTCACCGAGGCCTTCGCGCGCGGGCTGGTGACGGTGCTGGTGGGCACCGCCGCCCTGCTGGGCGAGGGCTGGGACTGCCCCCAGCTCAACACCCTGGTGCTGGCCAGCACCGTCAAGGCCACGATGATGACCAACCAGATGCGCGGCCGCGCTATCCGCATCGACCCCAGCGCGCCGGGCAAGGTGGCAAACATCTGGCACCTGGCCACTGCGGACGCCGACGATCTGCTCAGCTCGGGAGGCCAGCGCGTCGAGTTCGCCCAGTCGCACGACGTGCGTAAGCTGGCGCGCCGCTTCGACACCTTCGTGGGCCCGCACGCCACGCAGCCGCGCGTAGAGAGCGGCGTGCTGCGCTGCGCCGGCAGCCCGGAGCTGTGGCACAAGCACCGGGCCACCGCCTTGAACGCGGACAACCTGGCCCGCGCGGCGCACCGGGCAGTCACGCGCGAGCTCTGGCGCGGGGCGATCGATCGCCACGACGTCAACTCCCCCACCGGACTGGATCTCTCCCTAGAGGTGGAGGCTGCGGTTCGGCCCACCCGGGTGGTATCCGCCCTGGACCTCCTTTTCGCGGCCGTGGAGGCAGTGGCGCTCGGCATGGCCTATCAGCTCTCCCACTCCGTGCGGGCCGGGGTCGTGCATTCCGTTGTGCTCGTCGCTGCCCTGGCCGTGCTCCTGGTGCTGGCCGTGGTGTGGTCGGTGCGCCTGGTGGTGCGCAGGCGTTTCCTGGACCCCCGGCGCCGCACGCTGGCTCAGGCGGACGCGCTACTGCAGGCCCTGCGCCACGCCGGCGCGGTGACCTCGGATGCGGCCAGGGTGCGCGTCAGCCCGGTCGGCGCCGACTACGAGCTGACGGTCCACCTCAGCGGCGCATCCCTGCGCGAGCAGGAGGTCTTTGCCGGGGCCGTGGCGGAGCTGTTCGCGCCCGTGCGCACCGCCCGCTACCTGCTGGTTCCGGCCCACTCCACCCTGCTGCTCGGCCCGGTGCTGGTGCAAAACGTTCCCTCGGTGCTGGCCGCGCGGCGCGAGAACGTGGATCTCTTCCTCACCGAGCTGGCCCGGCGCGGGTTGAGGATGCGCGCCCACTACACGCGAAACGAGCAGGGTCGCGTCCTGCTCACCCGGGCGCGCAGGGCGGCCGCCGTCAACCTGGCCGCCAGCCTCACCCGCACCAAGCGGGTGCTCACCGCCGACCGGCTCTAG
- the argH gene encoding argininosuccinate lyase, protein MALWGGRFAGGPSDALAALSVSTHFDWRLAVYDLRGSIAHAGVLASVGLLDAREHAAMVDALRQMIVDVEAGTLVAAPEDEDVHSALERVLIERVGPELGGKLRAGRSRNDQIATLIRMYLRERARFIAAGVADVAAALLEQARAAGEAVMPGRTHLQHAQPVLVAHQLAAHAWPLLRDVARLADFDKRAAISPYGSGALAGNTLGLDPQAVAAELGFADSVPNSIDGTASRDVVAEFSFIAAMIAVNLSRLSEEIIVWNTREFGYVQLDDAFSTGSSIMPQKKNPDVAELARGKAGRLIGDLAGLLATLKGLPLAYNRDLQEDKEPVFDAIDNLELLLPAVSGMVATMRLNYERMAQLAPQGFSLATDIAEWLVKRGVPFRVAHEVSGACVRLCEEQGKELIDLTDAELAQIGGGLTPQVREVLTVAGSVSARAGRGGTAPVRVAEQLAELAGALQRARDFADS, encoded by the coding sequence ATGGCGCTGTGGGGAGGGCGGTTTGCCGGCGGGCCCAGTGACGCGCTGGCCGCGCTGAGCGTTTCCACGCACTTTGATTGGCGCCTGGCGGTTTACGACCTGCGGGGCTCGATTGCGCACGCCGGCGTGCTGGCGAGCGTTGGGCTGCTGGACGCGCGTGAGCACGCCGCGATGGTGGACGCGCTGCGTCAGATGATCGTGGACGTTGAGGCGGGCACCTTGGTGGCCGCACCAGAAGACGAGGACGTGCACTCTGCGCTAGAGCGCGTCTTGATCGAGCGGGTGGGCCCCGAGCTGGGCGGCAAGCTGCGGGCCGGCCGGTCCCGCAACGACCAGATCGCCACCCTGATCCGCATGTACTTGCGGGAGCGCGCCCGCTTCATTGCGGCGGGGGTGGCCGACGTTGCCGCCGCCCTCCTTGAGCAGGCGCGTGCCGCCGGGGAGGCCGTGATGCCAGGCCGCACCCACTTGCAGCACGCGCAGCCGGTACTGGTGGCCCACCAGCTGGCCGCCCACGCCTGGCCGCTACTGCGCGACGTGGCACGGCTGGCCGACTTCGACAAGCGGGCCGCGATCTCGCCGTACGGCAGCGGCGCCCTGGCTGGCAACACGCTGGGGCTTGACCCGCAGGCGGTGGCCGCCGAGCTCGGCTTTGCCGACAGCGTGCCTAACTCGATTGACGGCACTGCCTCGCGCGACGTGGTGGCCGAGTTCTCCTTCATCGCCGCGATGATCGCGGTGAACCTCTCGCGGCTCAGCGAGGAGATCATCGTGTGGAACACGCGCGAGTTCGGTTACGTTCAGCTGGACGACGCCTTCTCCACCGGGTCTTCGATCATGCCGCAGAAGAAGAACCCGGACGTGGCGGAGCTGGCGCGCGGCAAGGCCGGACGCCTGATCGGTGACCTGGCCGGCCTGCTGGCCACCCTGAAGGGGCTGCCGCTGGCCTACAACCGCGACCTGCAGGAGGACAAGGAGCCGGTCTTCGATGCCATAGACAACCTGGAGCTGCTGCTGCCGGCGGTGAGCGGGATGGTGGCCACCATGCGCCTCAACTATGAGCGGATGGCGCAGCTGGCCCCGCAGGGCTTCTCCCTGGCCACGGACATCGCCGAGTGGCTGGTCAAGCGCGGGGTGCCCTTCCGCGTGGCCCACGAGGTCTCCGGTGCGTGCGTGCGCCTGTGCGAGGAGCAGGGCAAGGAGCTGATCGATCTCACCGACGCCGAGCTGGCCCAGATAGGCGGTGGGCTCACCCCGCAGGTGCGCGAGGTTCTCACTGTGGCCGGTTCCGTCTCCGCCCGCGCCGGGCGCGGCGGCACCGCACCGGTCCGGGTGGCCGAGCAGCTGGCGGAGCTGGCCGGAGCGCTGCAGCGGGCCCGGGACTTCGCGGACAGCTAG
- a CDS encoding FadR/GntR family transcriptional regulator, translating into MDAIKAYILREQLKSGDPLPTEAALGAMLGVSRSSVREALRKLEALDIVSVKQGSGSFVGNMSLGPMVETQVLRAALSSTDSHDFLQEVVRARRALDRGLAPEVVRAHHDRPDPLLADLVRHMGDLSRAGQRFMEDDIAFHRRLLAPLNSPLIEQTYSAFWLVHMSIVPSLGPGIEDGLRRTANAHGRMLSAALVGDVDEYLEAVDNHYQPLLEILEQQ; encoded by the coding sequence ATGGATGCCATCAAGGCCTACATCCTGCGCGAGCAGCTCAAGTCGGGCGATCCCCTGCCCACCGAGGCCGCGTTGGGCGCCATGCTCGGCGTCTCGCGTTCCTCCGTCCGCGAGGCCCTGCGCAAGCTGGAGGCGCTGGACATAGTGAGCGTCAAGCAGGGCTCCGGCTCATTCGTCGGCAACATGTCGCTGGGCCCGATGGTGGAGACGCAGGTGCTGCGCGCCGCGCTGTCTTCCACGGACAGCCACGACTTCCTGCAGGAGGTGGTGCGCGCCCGCCGCGCCCTGGATCGCGGCCTGGCCCCCGAGGTGGTGCGCGCCCACCACGACCGCCCCGACCCGCTCCTGGCGGACCTGGTGCGGCACATGGGCGACCTCTCCCGGGCCGGCCAGCGCTTCATGGAGGATGACATCGCCTTCCACCGCCGCCTGCTCGCCCCGCTCAACAGCCCCCTGATCGAGCAGACCTACTCCGCGTTCTGGCTGGTGCACATGTCCATCGTGCCCAGCCTGGGCCCGGGCATCGAGGACGGCCTGCGCCGCACCGCCAACGCCCACGGGCGCATGCTCAGCGCCGCGCTGGTGGGGGACGTGGACGAGTACCTCGAGGCCGTGGACAACCACTACCAGCCGCTGCTGGAGATCCTGGAGCAGCAGTAG
- a CDS encoding dipeptide/oligopeptide/nickel ABC transporter permease/ATP-binding protein — protein MRKKLTAALERPGVRVSRFSAMTLGARASLIFLVFIALTAIFAPVLATHNPEYIAVKGIAPNSEFYFGTDHLGRDVFSRLLYGGRYSLAVGLLATGIALALGAVIGSVAAVARKSISETIMRVLDIVMSIPGIALAAVLVLVLRDPENPTGSVFIIIVAIAAVYVPQLSRIVRANVMAAYGEDYVNAVIVSGARAPWILVKHVARNTAAPVLVFATVLVADAIILEASLTFIGAGLQEPIATWGNILSGAQAGVLRGEWWQALFPGIAIMLTVLCLNILSEGITDAMVAAPQGAVADTPRSDAEREADRLLIDPVASYAAQRETLQARLDALKSVETQRNDRFVPTSTAAPLLEVRDLCIKFPRHGDVNVVDHVNFAVRPGETMGLVGESGCGKSITSLTIMGLIDPRAQITGEVLYEGRDLLKMSVKERQSLLGHEMAMVYQDALSSLNPSMLIRTQMKQLTSRGGTRSAEELLELVGLDPKRTLESYPHELSGGQRQRVLIAMALTRDPKLVIADEPTTALDVTVQKQVIDLLNKLRDQLGFAMIFVSHDLALVAEVAHSVTVMYAGQVVEQAPTSELLSNPIHEYTRGLLGSVLSIESGSGRLHQVPGTVPSPKDFPVGDRFAPRSSHPDFGLDVPPLRAKVAGKEHYFAVATDKSGSTLLPEAAHGQDIEMEGR, from the coding sequence ATGCGAAAGAAGCTCACCGCTGCGCTAGAGCGCCCCGGAGTACGCGTCTCGCGTTTCTCGGCCATGACCCTGGGGGCACGTGCCTCCCTGATCTTCTTGGTCTTCATCGCGCTGACGGCAATCTTTGCCCCGGTGTTGGCCACCCACAACCCCGAGTACATCGCCGTTAAGGGCATCGCCCCGAACTCGGAGTTCTACTTCGGCACCGACCACCTGGGTCGCGACGTCTTCTCCCGGCTGCTCTACGGTGGCCGCTACTCCCTGGCCGTTGGTCTGCTGGCCACCGGCATCGCCCTGGCTCTGGGCGCCGTGATCGGCTCCGTGGCCGCCGTGGCCCGCAAGTCCATCTCCGAGACGATCATGCGCGTGCTGGACATCGTCATGTCCATCCCCGGCATCGCCCTGGCCGCCGTGCTGGTGCTGGTGCTGCGCGACCCGGAGAACCCGACCGGCTCGGTCTTCATCATCATCGTGGCGATCGCGGCCGTTTACGTGCCGCAGCTCAGCCGCATCGTGCGCGCCAACGTCATGGCCGCCTACGGCGAGGACTACGTCAACGCCGTCATCGTCTCGGGCGCCCGCGCCCCGTGGATCCTGGTCAAGCACGTGGCCCGCAACACGGCCGCCCCGGTCCTGGTGTTCGCCACCGTGCTGGTCGCGGACGCGATCATCCTGGAGGCCTCGCTGACCTTCATCGGCGCCGGCCTGCAAGAGCCGATCGCCACCTGGGGCAACATCCTCTCCGGTGCGCAGGCCGGCGTGCTGCGCGGCGAGTGGTGGCAGGCCCTGTTCCCCGGCATTGCCATCATGCTGACGGTGCTGTGCCTGAACATCCTGTCCGAGGGCATCACCGACGCGATGGTGGCCGCCCCGCAGGGCGCGGTGGCCGACACCCCGCGCTCGGACGCCGAGCGCGAGGCCGACCGCCTGCTGATCGACCCCGTTGCCTCCTACGCCGCCCAGCGCGAGACCCTGCAGGCCCGCCTGGACGCGCTCAAGAGCGTGGAGACGCAGCGCAACGACCGCTTCGTTCCCACCAGCACGGCCGCGCCGCTGCTGGAGGTGCGAGACCTGTGCATCAAGTTCCCGCGCCACGGCGACGTGAACGTGGTTGACCACGTCAACTTCGCGGTCCGCCCGGGCGAGACCATGGGTCTGGTGGGTGAGTCCGGCTGCGGTAAGTCCATCACCTCCCTGACCATCATGGGATTGATCGACCCGCGCGCGCAGATCACCGGCGAGGTGCTCTACGAGGGCCGCGACCTGCTGAAGATGTCCGTCAAGGAGCGCCAGTCCCTGCTGGGCCACGAGATGGCGATGGTCTACCAGGACGCCCTGTCCTCCCTGAACCCCTCCATGCTGATCCGCACCCAGATGAAGCAGCTGACCAGCCGTGGCGGCACCCGCTCTGCGGAGGAGCTGCTGGAGCTGGTGGGCCTGGACCCGAAGCGCACGCTCGAGTCCTACCCGCACGAGCTCTCCGGTGGTCAGCGCCAGCGCGTGCTGATCGCCATGGCCCTGACGCGTGACCCGAAGCTGGTGATCGCTGACGAGCCCACCACGGCCCTGGACGTGACCGTGCAGAAGCAGGTGATCGACCTGCTGAACAAGCTGCGCGACCAGCTGGGCTTCGCGATGATCTTCGTCAGCCACGACCTGGCCCTGGTGGCAGAGGTGGCTCACTCGGTGACCGTTATGTACGCCGGTCAGGTGGTGGAGCAGGCCCCGACCTCTGAGCTGCTGTCCAACCCGATTCACGAGTACACGCGTGGCCTGCTGGGCTCGGTGCTCTCCATCGAGTCGGGCTCGGGCCGCCTGCACCAGGTGCCCGGCACGGTCCCGTCCCCCAAGGACTTCCCCGTCGGTGACCGATTCGCCCCGCGCTCGTCCCACCCGGACTTCGGTTTGGACGTCCCGCCGCTGCGCGCCAAGGTGGCTGGCAAGGAGCACTACTTCGCGGTTGCCACCGACAAGT